Proteins co-encoded in one Gammaproteobacteria bacterium genomic window:
- the cysQ gene encoding 3'(2'),5'-bisphosphate nucleotidase CysQ, whose amino-acid sequence MSFDPCRSIDAVEQTALEAGRRILAVYAHEFGVTAKGDGSPVTAADDAAQAVIVERLTQLTPQIPILSEEAASVDYADRAGWTRFWLVDPLDGTKEFISRNGEFTVNIALIEHGEPVLGVVHVPVNGVTYLACRGFGAFKRQGAGAPIAIRAQHYDGRRPRVVASRSHADASLQDYLTRVGEHDLVSMGSSLKFCLVAEGMADVYPRLGPTMEWDTGAAQCIVEVAGGRVVDPDGAPLRYNKPSLRNPWLIASGAGGYDWNRYLAAG is encoded by the coding sequence ATGTCATTCGATCCTTGTCGCTCTATCGATGCTGTCGAGCAAACGGCACTGGAAGCCGGCCGACGTATCCTCGCCGTTTACGCGCACGAGTTCGGTGTCACCGCTAAAGGCGACGGTTCGCCCGTGACTGCGGCGGACGATGCCGCGCAAGCGGTAATCGTCGAGCGACTCACCCAGCTCACGCCGCAAATACCGATTTTGTCGGAAGAGGCGGCGAGCGTTGACTATGCCGATCGCGCCGGCTGGACGCGTTTCTGGCTGGTCGATCCGCTCGATGGCACCAAGGAATTCATTAGCCGCAATGGCGAGTTCACCGTGAACATTGCCCTCATCGAGCACGGCGAGCCGGTGTTGGGTGTGGTGCACGTGCCGGTCAACGGCGTCACCTATCTCGCTTGCCGTGGGTTCGGTGCCTTCAAGCGCCAAGGTGCCGGTGCGCCGATCGCGATCCGCGCGCAGCACTATGACGGTCGACGACCGCGCGTCGTGGCGAGCCGGTCGCATGCCGATGCCTCGTTACAGGATTACCTAACGCGGGTCGGCGAGCACGATCTGGTGTCGATGGGCAGCTCGCTCAAGTTTTGCCTGGTGGCCGAGGGCATGGCCGACGTGTATCCGCGTTTGGGGCCAACGATGGAGTGGGACACCGGGGCGGCGCAGTGCATCGTCGAGGTGGCCGGCGGTCGGGTGGTCGACCCGGACGGAGCGCCGCTGCGCTACAACAAGCCGTCACTGCGCAATCCTTGGCTGATTGCCAGCGGTGCCGGTGGCTACGACTGGAACCGCTATTTGGCTGCCGGCTAA